From Lonchura striata isolate bLonStr1 chromosome 3, bLonStr1.mat, whole genome shotgun sequence, one genomic window encodes:
- the TLR5 gene encoding toll-like receptor 5: MMLCHQVLLVLGLSLASGVCASRKCYSEAQVSIYFFCGLTDVPPVPKDTMKLFLTYNYIRQVTWFPVLEHLWLLEIGTQLVHPVAIGKGAFRNLPNLRILDLGDNKILQLDLDAFVGLPNLTVLRLFHNYLGDSILEECYFQDLRSLEELDLSANEITKLHPHPLFYNLTALKSVNLKHNKISNFCQTNLTSFQGKHFLFFNLGSNHLYKTEDVAWAKCPNPFKNITFSSLDLSDSGWSTETVQYFCTAIEGTQISSLILSSTIMGSGFGFNNFKNPDDSTFAGLGRTNLRFFDISQGYVFSLNSLVFQSLGNLESLNLFKNKINQIQKQAFFGLGNLKILNLSSNLLGELYDYTFEGLHSVMYIDLQQNHIGMIGGNSFRNLVNLKIIDLRDNAIKRLPSFPHLTSAFLGDNKLMSIDNVAIVATHLELERNWLANLGDLYFLFQIPDLQYIFLKQNRFSYCEKSANVIENNQLVYLDLGENMLQLVWERDLCLDVFGALPKLQVLHLNNNYLSALPQKIFRGLTSLKKLNLASNLLSHLSPGLFPQSLTNLNLSGNQLFSPEPEVFMTLNILDITHNNYVCDCALKSLLVWLNETNVTLAGSQSDRYCVYPPAFAGIPLSHIIYDGCDEDELQQTLRFSLFIFFSVILLVFLVAVIIFTRCRGICFIWYKTTTKRLIDNQPRAADKSEYKYDAYLCYSKNDFEWVQNSLLKHLDSQYFDKNRFTLCFEERDFLPGEEHINNIRDAIWNSRKTICIVTRHFLTDGWCVEAFNFAQSRYFCDLKDVLIMVVVGSLSQYQLKKHKPIRNFLQRSQYLRWPEDYQDVDWFLDNLSCQILKEKKVQRKTSGIELQPVATVSH; encoded by the coding sequence ATGATGTTGTGCCATCAGGTCCTCCTTGTCTTGGGGCTGTCGCTAGCTAGTGGTGTGTGTGCATCTAGAAAGTGCTACTCAGAAGCCCAGGTCTCcatatattttttctgtggCCTCACAGATGTTCCACCTGTGCCAAAGGACACAATGAAGCTTTTCCTGACTTACAACTACATCAGACAAGTGACTTGGTTTCCAGTGCTGGAGCACTTGTGGCTGTTGGAAATCGGAACCCAGTTAGTCCATCCTGTTGCCATAGGAAAAGGAGCGTTCAGGAACCTGCCAAACCTTCGTATCTTAGACCTGGGAGACAATAAGATTCTTCAACTGGATCTTGATGCTTTTGTGGGCTTGCCAAACCTGACTGTCCTCCGTCTGTTTCACAACTACCTTGGAGATTCCATCCTGGAAGAATGTTACTTTCAAGATTTGAGGTCATTGGAAGAATTGGATCTTTCAGCGAATGAAATCACAAAACTTCATCCCCATCCCTTATTTTATAACCTAACAGCCTTGAAAAGTGTGAACCTGAAACACAACAAGATATCCAACTTCTGTCAAACCAATCTTACTAGCTTCCAAGGAaagcactttttattttttaatctcgGTTCTAATCATCTGTACAAGACAGAAGACGTGGCCTGGGCCAAGTGCCCCAatcctttcaaaaatattacatttagCTCACTAGACCTTAGTGACAGTGGCTGGAGCACAGAGACAGTCCAGTATTTCTGCACAGCCATTGAAGGGACTCAAATAAGTTCTTTAATACTTAGTTCTACTATAATGGGTTCAGGATTTGGCtttaataactttaaaaatccaGATGATTCTACTTTTGCAGGCCTAGGAAGAACTAATCTTAGGTTCTTTGACATTTCACAGGGTTATGTTTTTTCTCTCAATTCTTTAGTCTTTCAAAGTCTTGGCAATCTGGAATCACTGAACCTTTTCAAAAACAAGATAAATCAAATCCAAAAGCAAGCATTTTTTGGCTTGGGCAACCTAAAAATTCTCAATCTCTCAAGTAACCTTTTGGGTGAATTGTATGATTATACTTTTGAGGGTCTACATAGTGTAATGTATATTGATTTACAGCAAAATCATATTGGGATGATTGGTGGCAATTCATTCAGGAATTTAGtaaatctgaaaataattgATCTCCGAGACAATGCCATTAAAAGACTCCCTTCCTTTCCACATCTGACCTCTGCCTTTTTAGGTGACAATAAGCTAATGTCTATAGACAACGTAGCAATAGTTGCAACACACCTTGAATTAGAAAGAAATTGGTTGGCAAACCTAGGTgacctgtattttcttttccaaattcCAGATCTGCAATATATCTTCTTAAAACAGAACCGGTTCTCTTACTGTGAGAAGAGTGCTAATGTTATAGAGAACAATCAGTTAGTATATTTGGATCTAGGTGAAAATATGTTACAGTTGGTGTGGGAGAGAGATTTATGTTTGGATGTGTTTGGGGCATTGCCCAAACTTCAGGTTCTACATCTGAATAACAACTACCTTAGTGCTCTTCCACAGAAGATTTTTAGAGGTCTAACATCTCTTAAAAAACTTAACCTGGCTTCCAACCTGTTGTCTCATCTTTCTCCTGGGCTTTTCCCACAAAGCCTAACAAACCTAAACTTATCTGGAAACCAGCTATTTTCCCCTGAGCCTGAAGTCTTTATGACTTTGAATATTCTGGATATAACACATAATAATTATGTCTGTGATTGTGCTTTAAAGAGCCTGCTAGTGTGGTTGAATGAAACCAATGTAACCCTGGCTGGCTCCCAGTCTGACAGGTACTGTGTGTACCCCCCTGCCTTTGCAGGGATACCCCTGTCACATATAATATACGATGGCTGTGATGAAGATGAACTCCAGCAGACACTCAGATTCTCACTATTTATCTTCTTCTCGGTCATTCTTCTCGTGTTTCTGGTGGCAGTCATCATTTTTACTCGCTGCCGGGGGATTTGTTTCATCTGGTataaaaccaccacaaaaaGACTGATAGACAACCAACCACGAGCAGCAGATAAAAGTGAATACAAATATGATGCTTATCTCTGCTACAGCAAAAATGACTTTGAATGGGTCCAGAATTCTTTGCTAAAGCACTTGGATTCACAGTATTTTGATAAAAACAGATTTACCTTGTGTTTTGAGGAAAGAGATTTCTTGCCTGGGGAAGAACATATCAACAATATTCGTGATGCCATTtggaacagcaggaaaacaatTTGCATTGTGACCAGGCATTTTCTCACAGATGGGTGGTGTGTGGAAGCCTTTAATTTTGCCCAGAGCAGGTACTTCTGTGATCTGAAGGATGTCCTCATTATGGTAGTGGTTGGGTCACTTTCTCAGTATCAACTGAAGAAACACAAACCAATTCGAAACTTCTTACAAAGGAGTCAGTATTTGCGGTGGCCTGAAGATTATCAAGATGTAGACTGGTTTTTAGATAACCTTTCTTGCCaaattctaaaggaaaaaaaagtgcaaaggAAAACCAGTGGTATAGAGCTGCAGCCTGTAGCAACTGTCTCACATTGA